A window from Polynucleobacter sp. MWH-UH25E encodes these proteins:
- a CDS encoding response regulator transcription factor — translation MNLSASTKPNQAEVVYVVDDDEAVRDSLTWLLESNGYVVRCHASAERFLQSLQSTDKSTISCAILDVRMPGMSGLELQERLISENLPMPVAFITGHGDVSMAVSTMKRGAVDFIEKPFKENDLCGLVDRMLAKARVDYSQASQRKITQSLLSKLTGRERQVLERIVAGRLNKQIADDLGISIKTVEAHRANIMEKLNVNTVADLLRLALSDPQPN, via the coding sequence ATGAACTTAAGCGCCAGCACCAAACCCAACCAGGCCGAAGTTGTTTATGTCGTCGATGATGATGAAGCAGTTCGAGATTCTTTGACTTGGCTTTTAGAAAGCAATGGTTACGTCGTGCGTTGCCATGCAAGCGCAGAACGTTTCTTGCAATCTTTACAAAGCACTGACAAATCAACCATCTCCTGCGCTATTCTTGATGTGCGCATGCCCGGCATGTCCGGTCTTGAATTACAAGAGCGTTTGATTAGTGAAAACTTACCAATGCCTGTCGCTTTTATTACAGGACATGGTGATGTGTCGATGGCAGTATCCACCATGAAACGTGGCGCAGTGGATTTCATTGAGAAGCCATTTAAAGAAAATGATCTTTGTGGACTAGTTGATCGCATGTTGGCAAAAGCTCGCGTGGACTACTCACAAGCAAGTCAACGAAAAATTACTCAGAGCTTGCTCAGCAAACTTACTGGTCGAGAGCGTCAAGTTTTAGAGCGCATTGTTGCTGGTCGCTTGAACAAACAAATTGCCGATGACCTTGGTATCTCCATCAAAACCGTTGAAGCGCACCGCGCCAACATTATGGAAAAGCTCAACGTCAACACCGTAGCGGACTTATTGCGCCTAGCGCTCTCTGACCCACAACCTAATTAA
- the folD gene encoding bifunctional methylenetetrahydrofolate dehydrogenase/methenyltetrahydrofolate cyclohydrolase FolD: MPAQLLDGNALSKKLRTEIAARGAIVTAKGVRPGLAVIVVGDNPASQVYVRNKVKACEDVGFHSVLERYSADLGEEELLTRIAMLNADPSIHGILVQLPLPEHIAAERVLEAIAPEKDVDGFHVANAGALMVGKPEFKPCTPYGCMKILESIDYPIRGARAVIVGASNIVGKPMAMLLLQAGATVTICNSKTRDLAHHTKDADILVVATGKPKMVSGDMVKNGAVVIDVGINRLADGKLCGDVDFDTAKYVAGWITPVPGGVGPMTITMLLMNTLEAAEKAAKP; encoded by the coding sequence ATGCCGGCTCAATTACTCGACGGAAACGCGCTCTCCAAGAAACTTCGTACTGAAATCGCTGCTCGTGGCGCTATTGTGACTGCTAAGGGCGTTCGCCCTGGTCTAGCAGTGATTGTTGTTGGTGATAATCCAGCAAGCCAAGTCTATGTTCGCAATAAAGTGAAAGCTTGCGAAGATGTCGGCTTTCATTCGGTACTAGAACGGTATTCAGCTGACCTTGGCGAAGAAGAATTATTGACGCGCATTGCAATGCTTAATGCTGACCCTTCTATTCATGGCATTTTGGTGCAGCTCCCACTACCAGAGCATATTGCCGCGGAACGTGTTCTTGAAGCAATCGCCCCTGAAAAAGATGTGGACGGCTTTCACGTTGCTAATGCAGGCGCACTCATGGTGGGCAAACCAGAATTCAAACCTTGTACACCCTATGGGTGCATGAAAATTTTAGAGAGCATTGACTACCCTATCCGCGGTGCTCGCGCAGTGATCGTTGGGGCCTCTAATATTGTTGGCAAGCCCATGGCTATGCTCCTTTTGCAAGCAGGTGCGACAGTGACGATTTGCAATAGCAAAACACGTGATCTTGCGCATCACACTAAAGATGCCGATATTCTTGTGGTTGCCACCGGAAAGCCCAAAATGGTTTCTGGCGATATGGTTAAAAATGGCGCCGTGGTAATTGATGTAGGCATTAATCGCTTGGCCGACGGCAAACTCTGTGGCGACGTTGATTTTGATACCGCCAAATATGTTGCAGGCTGGATTACCCCTGTTCCCGGTGGTGTTGGTCCCATGACTATCACCATGCTATTAATGAATACTTTGGAAGCTGCAGAAAAAGCAGCCAAGCCCTAG
- a CDS encoding M3 family metallopeptidase, whose amino-acid sequence MNTLPLATLSPELQNNPLLSFGRGIASYSEVKPEHITPAIEWLLKRAQMAVDIATDPSTPATWNQLAEPLEDATEALGRSWGVISHLNSVADTPELRAAYGAMLPEVTAFFSSLGQNLALYQKFKELSKSPEFAKLNRAQKKVIENSLRDFRLGGAELSDADKPRFAQIQDEQAVLGKAFSDHVLDATDHFVHHVTDETQLAGLPDDVKAAAADIAQQKGLQGWAFTLHFPSYYPVMQYSENRALRRLMYEAYITRSSELGPQFGEGKVDWDNTQNMLEQLRLRDEEARMLGFANFAALSLAPKMANTVDEVDRFLTDFAIKSKPYAKRDWDELCAFAKNELGLMDGVEPWDMAFASERLKQSRYAFSENELKQYFPLPKVLEGLFGVIQTLFNVKIEAANLPTWHTDVKSFAVKDLSGKLRAYFYLDPYARPGKRGGAWMDDARGRRELPNGEIQIPVAYLVCNFASPVKVDGVLRQPTITHDDVITLFHESGHGLHHLLTQVSALGVSGINGVEWDAVELPSQFMENFCWEWEVLEKMTSHVETGESLPRELFEKMLAAKNFQNGWMTLRQIVMSLTDWRLHSHFDAKSAQGQAVLDLSRAIADEFNVIPQPEISRWINTFSHIFAGGYAAGYYSYKWAEVLSADAYSAFEEAAKLTGSVLDRVTGARYREEILEVGGSRPAAESFKAFRGREPSIDALLRHGGLA is encoded by the coding sequence ATGAATACACTCCCTCTTGCCACCCTCTCTCCAGAATTACAAAACAACCCTTTACTCAGTTTTGGTCGAGGAATTGCCTCCTATTCAGAAGTAAAGCCTGAACACATTACGCCAGCAATTGAGTGGCTACTTAAGCGCGCCCAGATGGCGGTTGACATTGCTACCGACCCAAGCACTCCCGCTACCTGGAATCAGCTTGCAGAGCCATTAGAAGATGCTACAGAAGCCTTAGGCAGATCATGGGGAGTTATCTCTCATTTAAACAGCGTTGCGGATACACCTGAGCTTCGAGCGGCTTATGGTGCAATGCTTCCTGAGGTAACCGCATTCTTCTCCAGTCTCGGACAAAATTTAGCCTTGTATCAAAAGTTTAAAGAGCTCAGCAAGAGTCCTGAGTTTGCAAAACTGAATCGTGCGCAGAAAAAAGTGATTGAAAACTCCCTAAGAGACTTTCGTCTTGGTGGCGCAGAGTTGAGTGATGCGGATAAACCTCGCTTTGCGCAGATTCAGGATGAGCAAGCTGTATTAGGGAAAGCATTCTCTGACCATGTTTTGGATGCGACAGATCATTTTGTTCATCATGTCACTGATGAAACTCAACTAGCTGGCCTGCCAGACGATGTAAAAGCCGCAGCAGCCGATATCGCTCAGCAAAAGGGTTTGCAAGGTTGGGCATTCACCCTGCACTTCCCCTCTTATTACCCAGTCATGCAGTATTCCGAAAACCGGGCCTTACGTCGCCTTATGTATGAGGCTTATATCACCCGCTCTTCTGAGCTAGGACCTCAATTCGGTGAGGGTAAAGTTGATTGGGATAACACGCAAAACATGCTAGAACAATTACGCCTGCGTGATGAAGAAGCGCGGATGCTTGGATTTGCCAATTTTGCCGCACTAAGTCTTGCGCCCAAAATGGCTAATACTGTTGACGAAGTTGATCGCTTCTTAACTGATTTCGCCATTAAATCCAAACCCTATGCAAAACGCGATTGGGATGAGCTCTGTGCTTTTGCTAAGAACGAGCTTGGTTTGATGGATGGTGTTGAGCCTTGGGATATGGCTTTTGCCTCGGAGCGCTTAAAACAATCTCGGTATGCGTTTTCTGAAAATGAATTAAAACAATATTTCCCTCTGCCAAAGGTGTTGGAAGGACTATTTGGCGTCATTCAAACACTATTCAATGTCAAGATTGAGGCAGCTAACTTACCTACTTGGCATACAGATGTGAAATCGTTTGCAGTGAAGGATCTTTCAGGTAAGTTGCGTGCGTATTTTTATCTAGACCCCTATGCTCGCCCAGGTAAGCGTGGTGGCGCTTGGATGGATGATGCGCGTGGCCGTAGAGAATTACCCAATGGCGAGATTCAAATACCGGTTGCGTATTTAGTGTGCAACTTTGCGTCGCCAGTGAAAGTCGATGGCGTATTGCGCCAACCCACCATCACTCACGATGATGTCATCACCCTTTTCCATGAAAGCGGTCATGGCTTACACCACCTTCTAACCCAAGTCAGTGCTCTAGGTGTTTCCGGCATCAATGGTGTGGAGTGGGATGCTGTTGAGTTACCAAGCCAGTTTATGGAGAACTTCTGCTGGGAGTGGGAAGTTTTAGAAAAGATGACTTCTCATGTAGAAACTGGGGAATCATTACCACGCGAGCTATTTGAAAAAATGTTGGCTGCCAAAAATTTCCAAAACGGATGGATGACTTTGCGCCAAATCGTGATGTCGCTAACTGACTGGAGATTACATTCGCACTTTGATGCGAAGTCTGCACAAGGGCAAGCAGTGTTGGATCTATCGCGAGCAATTGCAGATGAATTTAATGTCATTCCACAGCCTGAGATTTCTCGATGGATTAATACCTTTAGCCATATCTTTGCTGGAGGCTATGCAGCTGGTTATTACAGCTATAAATGGGCTGAGGTGTTATCCGCTGATGCCTACTCTGCATTCGAAGAAGCTGCCAAACTAACGGGATCTGTGCTTGATCGTGTTACTGGCGCACGTTATCGCGAAGAAATCCTAGAGGTAGGCGGTAGTCGCCCCGCTGCCGAGTCCTTCAAAGCCTTTCGGGGTCGTGAACCAAGCATTGACGCGCTCTTGCGCCATGGTGGCCTTGCGTAG